The sequence CCGCCATCAGTCGGATCTGCTTTCTCATGACATCCATCCGTCCTGTGTGTACGCCGGACCGCGCCTGGCCCTCGCGATGATCGTACTGTCAGGCATGGCAATCCTAAGGGGATTGAGAACCTGGTCGCCGTAAGAGGGCCGTCCGCTCCAGCCGATCGTGGAGGCCGTTGCTCTGCGCCTGACGACAGCGGACACGGTGGCCGCGTCCAAGTGGCGAAGCGATGCGCCCATCGACGATCCGGCCCGCGAGGAGCAGGTCCTTGCGTCGGTCGCGGCGCAGGCTCTCGACGAGGGTCTCGACGCAGCCCGAGTGCACCAGATATTCCGGGACCAGATAGAGGCCAACAAGGACGTGCAGCGGGCTCTGTTCGCGTGGTGGAGTGTCTCACCCGGTTCGGCGCCCGCGATCGGCCCCGACCTGTCGCACGTGCGTCCGGTGATCGACCGGCAGAACACGCAGATTCTCGATCAGATGCGGGAGCAACAAGCAGTGCTGGCCGAAACCGGCTGGCTACCCGCACTTCTCGACGCCGCTGGTGCAGTCGGGCAGATTCTCAGCCCGCTGCACCAAGCGACGTTGGCGCGTGCACTCGTCTCCCTCTGCGGTCCGGTGGCACCGTAACTGGGGCCTACACAGCCGTTTCGGTAGATCG comes from Rhodococcus oxybenzonivorans and encodes:
- the aroQ gene encoding gamma subclass chorismate mutase AroQ, which translates into the protein MVEAVALRLTTADTVAASKWRSDAPIDDPAREEQVLASVAAQALDEGLDAARVHQIFRDQIEANKDVQRALFAWWSVSPGSAPAIGPDLSHVRPVIDRQNTQILDQMREQQAVLAETGWLPALLDAAGAVGQILSPLHQATLARALVSLCGPVAP